From Scylla paramamosain isolate STU-SP2022 chromosome 16, ASM3559412v1, whole genome shotgun sequence, one genomic window encodes:
- the LOC135108053 gene encoding nose resistant to fluoxetine protein 6-like, which produces MVTQSSSQGVFQSQTRRDTRTGSMEVRWRVAVMVVVAAAAGLLTVTQAQEESSLKSFWPPPKDMNIDLQNKDVNPGEKAAKAARKLHRLLLGSEDTRAGTESVLGMYLPTINPFVVKNLKCIDDVIAIIRVWTDQDLMNKMMSQNKFWSIFLPDSWGKVPDGILYGNVMPWGMQEECTMLNVNEHIPLNETVPPINMEFSGRYCLVSLDTIKSENQQAQRAWQEGFIAPDVQVGVAMTAPKVKPIFSYGTCMPSTCTADDLEASINSILNPVGKKARHIDCHVEDEPNYLNAGDIVFVVILSVLGSVMLLGTTIDLCINYYDSHELRKGPLSFLLVFSMYTNMKNTFAIKVKEHPDVISCLHGFRVFTMVWVVWGHGYMMQASVTSNLVHYKELSQGILNQIIMNASYSVDTFLFMSGLLVAYTVLLEKEKARGVNWIMYYIHRIIRLTPPIMFTAAASATVFRFAMKGPYSHSVERNFVQSCRESWWADSIFVNNLVDMSPCLPQCWYTAVDFQLFAVAPLVLAPLLTNSFLSLVWLFLVTVASVAVPIINIAVYNLIPSGLPFLVNAEERKANVDLYMMPWARAGPYLVGIWTAWFLVRVRSKPFKMHPVAVVVGWVVSAAIAIAVLFGMTEYNVLDFSDPKKVSQVVSILYGGLSRLAWGVSLMWVVFACHTGYGGIMNSILSHPSLQPLSRLTYSLFLVTIPVQIIYTGAIYMPLYVNHLTKIIETCGYLFIGGLIGIPLTLAVERPILGLEKIIFPRKGRGIIENKVEEKKQE; this is translated from the exons ATGGTCACACAGTCTAGCTCGCAAGGTGTCTTTCAGTCGCAGACCAGGAGAGACACAAGGACAGGGAGCATGGAGGTGCGGTGGCGcgtggctgtgatggtggtggtggcggcggcggcggggctaCTGACGGTGACTCAGGCACAGGAAGAATCATCGCTCAAGTCCTTCTGGCCCCCGCCGAAGGATATGAATATCGACCTGCAGAATAAGGACGTAAATCCTGGTGAGAAGGCTGCCAAAGCGGCCAGGAAACTCCATCGCCTCCTGCTGGGATCTGAGGACACAAGGGC AGGCACGGAGAGCGTCCTAGGCATGTATCTTCCTACGATAAATCCCTTCGTGGTAAAGAATCTAAAATGCATAGATGATGTGATCGCAATCATCAGGGTGTGGACCGACCAAGACCTGATGAACAAGATGATGTCACAAAATAAATTCTGGTCGATTTTCT TGCCTGATTCTTGGGGAAAGGTACCTGATGGAATTCTCTACGGGAACGTCATGCCTTGGGGAATGCAGGAGGAGTGCACGATGCTCAACGTGAACGAACACATCCCTCTCAACGAAACCGTGCCCCCGATCAACATGGAGTTCAGCGGCCGCTACtgtcttgtatctcttga CACAATTAAGTCCGAGAACCAGCAAGCCCAGAGAGCGTGGCAGGAAGGCTTCATAGCTCCAGATGTTCAGGTGGGCGTGGCTATGACCGCCCCAAAGGTGAAGCCCATCTTCTCCTACGGCACCTGCATGCCCTCCACCTGCACTGCCGATGACCTGGAG GCAAGCATCAACAGTATTCTGAACCCTGTTGGCAAGAAGGCAAGACACATTGATTGCCACGTGGAGGACGAACCCAACTACTTGAACGCTGGGGACATTGTCTTCgt CGTCATTCTCTCCGTGCTCGGCTCCGTCATGCTCCTGGGTACCACCATCGACCTATGCATCAACTATTACGACAGCCATGAACTCCGTAAAG GACCTCTCAGTTTCCTGTTGGTGTTCTCGATGTACACCAACATGAAGAACACGTTTGCCATCAAGGTCAAGGAGCACCCTGACGTCATCTCTTGTCTGCATGGCTTCAG gGTCTTCACCATGGTGTGGGTCGTGTGGGGTCACGGCTACATGATGCAAGCATCGGTCACCAGCAACCTCGTGCACTACAAGGAG TTGAGTCAAGGCATACTGAACCAGATCATCATGAACGCCTCTTACTCCGTGGACACTTTCCTCTTCATGAGCGGCCTGCTGGTGGCCTACACGGTCTtactggagaaggaaaaggctCGTGGTGTCAACTGGATCATGTATTACATCCACCGCATCATTAG GTTAACGCCGCCTATCATGTTTACTGCCGCTGCCTCCGCCACTGTGTTCCGGTTCGCAATGAAGGGCCCGTATTCCCACTCCGTTGAGAGAAACTTCGTACAATCGTGCAGGGAAAGCTGGTGGGCTGACTCTATCTTCGTCAATAACCTCGTGGACATGTCACCA TGTCTGCCGCAGTGCTGGTACACGGCAGTGGACTTCCAGCTCTTCGCGGTGGCCCCTCTGGTCCTGGCACCCCTCCTCACCAACAGCTTCCTCA GCCTGGTGTGGCTGTTCCTCGTGACTGTCGCCTCCGTGGCCGTGCCCATCATCAACATTGCCGTCTATAACCTCATCCCCAGTGGATTACCCTTCCT GGTGAATGCAGAAGAGCGTAAGGCGAATGTGGACCTATACATGATGCCCTGGGCTCGCGCTGGTCCCTACCTGGTGGGCATCTGGACGGCCTGGTTCCTCGTGAGGGTTCGCAGCAAGCCGTTCAAGATGCACCCG gtggcggtggtggtggggtgggtggTGTCTGCCGCCATCGCGATCGCAGTGCTCTTCGGCATGACGGAATACAACGTTCTGGACTTCAGTGACCCCAAGAAAGTCTCGCAGGTTGTCAGTATTCTGTACGGCGGGTTGTCCAGGCTGGCGTGGGGCGTGTCTCTCATGTGGGTGGTGTTCGCGTGTCACACTGGCTACGGAG gtaTCATGAACTCGATTCTCTCCCACCCTAGCCTGCAGCCACTCAGCCGCCTCACCTACAGCCTCTTCCTGGTAACCATACCCGTGCAGATCATCTACACGGGCGCCATCTACATGCCTCTTTACGTCAACCATCTGACGAAG ATAATCGAGACATGCGGTTACCTCTTCATTGGCGGTCTGATTGGGATTCCCTTGACGCTGGCAGTGGAGCGACCTATCCTTGGCCTCGAAAAAATCATCTTCCCGCGTAAAG GTCGTGGAATAATAGAGAacaaggtggaggaaaagaagcaggaatAA